Proteins encoded together in one uncultured Desulfosarcina sp. window:
- a CDS encoding YkgJ family cysteine cluster protein: MNELDQHRYFFDSGIRFQCRRCGACCTGAPGVIRVSDEEAVAIADFLSLPVQQAIDTLLYPWENGYSVREDGDGRCLFYEEGCRIYPVRPRQCRTFPFWTAILRSEARWDSIRRHCPGIGKGRLFAKHEILDILNS, encoded by the coding sequence ATGAACGAATTGGACCAGCATCGCTATTTTTTCGATTCCGGGATCCGTTTTCAATGCCGGCGCTGCGGCGCCTGCTGTACCGGCGCGCCCGGGGTCATTCGGGTCTCCGATGAGGAGGCCGTCGCCATTGCCGATTTTTTAAGCCTGCCGGTTCAACAAGCCATCGATACCTTATTGTACCCCTGGGAAAACGGATACAGCGTCCGGGAGGACGGCGACGGCCGCTGCCTGTTTTACGAGGAAGGCTGCCGGATCTACCCGGTACGCCCCCGGCAATGCCGCACCTTCCCTTTCTGGACCGCCATCCTGCGTTCTGAGGCCCGCTGGGATTCCATCCGCAGACATTGTCCGGGGATCGGCAAGGGCCGCCTTTTTGCCAAGCACGAGATTTTAGATATTCTCAATTCTTAG
- a CDS encoding periplasmic heavy metal sensor — MKTSKTKAVIAGLAAVAVITMGGTAIAGKGYRQDGQRSGEYGQQYRDGSCRYADRNPNLTPEQREQLDAERKAFFEGTHKDRQDLRAKRLALRSEIAKSELDINAAKGLQKEISRMQADLDMKRLDHIVNVRKIDPDAGRGFFGKGRGNGHHGSGHHSGKGRGMGMGNGPEDCPYNQVDK; from the coding sequence ATGAAAACCAGTAAAACCAAAGCCGTTATCGCAGGTCTGGCCGCCGTCGCCGTCATTACCATGGGAGGCACCGCCATCGCAGGCAAAGGGTACCGTCAGGATGGTCAGCGTAGCGGGGAATACGGACAGCAGTATCGCGATGGCAGTTGCCGGTATGCGGACCGGAACCCCAATCTGACCCCCGAACAGCGCGAGCAATTGGACGCCGAACGGAAGGCCTTTTTCGAAGGCACTCACAAGGACCGGCAGGATCTTCGCGCCAAGCGGCTGGCCTTGAGATCGGAAATCGCCAAAAGCGAATTGGACATCAACGCAGCCAAGGGCCTGCAAAAAGAGATCTCCAGAATGCAGGCTGATCTGGACATGAAGCGGCTGGACCACATTGTAAACGTCCGTAAAATCGATCCCGATGCCGGCCGTGGCTTTTTCGGAAAAGGCCGGGGCAATGGGCATCACGGCTCCGGGCACCACTCTGGCAAGGGCCGCGGGATGGGGATGGGAAACGGTCCCGAGGACTGTCCTTATAACCAGGTCGACAAATAA
- a CDS encoding ATP-binding protein, translating into MMKDKSSYRSFLSGFSPWIVLGALAVLLPVVAMMTIETLNRQKRQSTQLLMEKGAALIRSFEAGTRMGMHGGHGRDFKLQRLLAETAAQSDIAYLLVVRTDGVIIAHSQMDKVGSSYGSDLDLPAIYASATLESRQGVAEDGSGVFEVFGRFAPLARQPVWVRHGHRMGRGEMTTDTPTPPEMVIFVGLRTDSVDAARAADTRHTIVMAAVLLLAGCAGVLLLLLAQNYRSARTSLVRVQAFSDNLVTRMPIGLVALDRDHRVTAVNSVARETLGLDADQSVGRPADRVIPAALLEPLQETDAPVQREVVCPVAGGREISLDVNAATLTDESGERFGRVILFKDLTEIRALRLELEKNRRLASVGRLAAGVAHEIRNPLSSIKGFATYFKEKYRQEEKDQEIAAIMIQEVDRLNRVVGQLLEFARPLRLVCQSVAVKSFFEDAFQLVAQQSQEANVELVPDLPNAALHATMDADKMRQVVLNLMLNALDAMPGGGTLHVSASGVGKNGLQLTVTDTGKGIDPDDRPHIFEPYFSTKKTGTGLGLAIVHNIVKAHNGEIRVKSRPGEGTTVSITLPENMEV; encoded by the coding sequence ATGATGAAAGACAAATCCTCCTATAGATCATTTCTGTCCGGTTTTTCGCCCTGGATCGTATTGGGCGCCCTTGCGGTCCTTTTGCCCGTTGTGGCCATGATGACCATAGAGACTCTCAACCGCCAGAAGCGCCAGAGCACTCAGCTTTTGATGGAAAAAGGGGCCGCCCTGATCCGGTCCTTCGAAGCCGGAACGCGTATGGGTATGCACGGCGGCCATGGCCGCGACTTCAAGTTGCAGCGTCTTTTGGCCGAGACCGCAGCCCAGTCCGACATCGCCTATCTGCTGGTGGTTCGCACAGACGGCGTGATTATCGCCCACAGCCAGATGGACAAGGTGGGGTCCAGTTACGGTTCCGACCTGGATCTGCCGGCCATTTACGCCTCGGCCACGCTGGAGTCGCGGCAGGGCGTTGCAGAAGATGGCAGCGGGGTGTTCGAGGTGTTCGGCCGGTTCGCCCCTCTGGCCAGACAACCGGTATGGGTCCGACATGGTCACAGGATGGGGCGCGGGGAAATGACCACCGATACGCCGACTCCACCGGAGATGGTCATTTTCGTGGGACTTCGTACCGATTCGGTGGATGCGGCCCGCGCCGCCGATACCCGGCATACCATCGTGATGGCGGCCGTGCTGCTCCTGGCGGGGTGCGCCGGGGTGCTCCTGCTTTTGCTGGCCCAGAATTATCGCTCTGCCCGGACATCCCTGGTGCGGGTGCAGGCCTTTTCGGACAACCTGGTGACCCGGATGCCCATTGGTCTGGTGGCCCTGGACAGGGATCACCGGGTGACCGCCGTCAATTCGGTGGCCCGGGAAACGCTGGGGCTGGATGCTGACCAGTCTGTCGGCCGGCCCGCAGACAGGGTGATTCCGGCGGCGTTGCTGGAACCCCTCCAAGAAACTGATGCGCCGGTACAACGGGAAGTGGTCTGCCCGGTGGCCGGCGGCCGCGAAATTTCCCTGGACGTGAATGCCGCAACCCTTACCGATGAGAGCGGCGAGCGTTTCGGCCGGGTCATCCTGTTCAAAGACCTTACCGAGATCCGCGCCCTGCGCCTGGAACTGGAAAAAAACCGGCGGCTGGCGTCGGTGGGCCGCCTGGCCGCCGGCGTGGCCCACGAAATCCGCAATCCCCTGAGTTCGATCAAGGGCTTTGCCACCTATTTCAAGGAAAAATACCGGCAGGAGGAAAAGGATCAGGAGATTGCCGCCATCATGATCCAGGAGGTGGACCGCCTCAACCGGGTGGTGGGGCAGCTGCTGGAATTCGCGCGCCCGCTCCGGCTCGTTTGCCAGTCCGTGGCCGTAAAATCCTTTTTCGAAGACGCCTTTCAACTGGTGGCGCAGCAGAGCCAGGAAGCCAATGTGGAGTTGGTGCCTGATCTGCCCAATGCGGCCCTTCATGCGACCATGGATGCCGACAAAATGCGCCAGGTGGTCCTCAACCTGATGCTCAACGCCCTGGATGCGATGCCGGGAGGCGGGACCCTGCACGTCAGCGCGTCCGGTGTCGGGAAAAACGGCCTGCAGCTCACCGTCACCGACACGGGCAAGGGCATCGACCCCGATGATCGACCCCATATTTTCGAACCCTACTTTTCCACCAAGAAGACCGGCACCGGGCTGGGGTTGGCCATCGTTCACAACATCGTCAAGGCCCACAACGGAGAAATCCGGGTCAAGAGCCGTCCCGGAGAGGGGACCACGGTTTCCATCACCCTGCCGGAGAACATGGAGGTATAA